The following is a genomic window from Bacteroidia bacterium.
TTGTAATATTACCTGATAATTCCTCGCATTCTACTTCTTGTCCAGTAGTACTGTATAAACAAATCATTCCCGATTTAATTTGCTCTATGTTTACTGCCACATTCAATAAGTTATTGGCAGGATTTGGATAAACCTTAACACTCGCATTAAGTGGCTTTATTTCATTTACACCAGTAAACAAACTATCTGCATACGTACTATCCGTACTTACTATTACATCGTCTATATAATAGTAAGCTGCAAAACCGTTAAAAGTAGTCTCCGGTGAGTTCACAAAAACGGTGTCCACATGAGCATCATCCACAAAATTACCGATGATTATGTACTGTTCTCCACCTGCTGCCACAAAACTACCACTTATTTTCATCCAATTTACTTTATCTGTTAGTGGATTATACTCAATATCATTTGTTACCTGTGGGATAAGATATGATTTAACCTGTCCTAATGTAGTATTGTTAAAAACCAATGACGAATCAGAAAAATACGCTCCCATATTATTACAGGCATATTTGAAGGTATCTCCCAAGCTTACATAAAACGTAACATAATACCTTGTTCCACTAATTAATGGATTTATTAAACTATCCTGAATATAGTTTCTAAAATTATATGTTGACGGTTGATACAAGGAATCTATATACGTATAAAATCCTGCATAAGACACACCTGTGTGGGCATATTGATGCCCTATATCGTTTGAAGGAACTCCCACATTATAACCAAGTCCTGAGCAGTGCGAAGTATAATAAGAGAGCCCCCCCCCCATTCTGACCTATCCAGTTTTTTACGTAGCCTGTAAATTGGTCATCGTGCTGTATACATTGTATCCTATCTTCAAAAGAATAATTAGGCACAAGGTTTTGGGCTTTTGTTTTCACTGAAAAGGAAAACATACAAAAATAAAAAGCAAGAAAAATAATTTTTCTCATAAGTGGTAAATGAGTACCAAAGATATGATTTTTATGATGTTCATTTTAAACCTTAGCTGATTTCTTTCCAAAGAAGAAGGAAAAAGCTGCTCTTGCATTTGCTGTATCAAGTAGTGGATAGCGATTTTCTGCCTGTTCAA
Proteins encoded in this region:
- a CDS encoding T9SS type A sorting domain-containing protein, translated to MGGGLSYYTSHCSGLGYNVGVPSNDIGHQYAHTGVSYAGFYTYIDSLYQPSTYNFRNYIQDSLINPLISGTRYYVTFYVSLGDTFKYACNNMGAYFSDSSLVFNNTTLGQVKSYLIPQVTNDIEYNPLTDKVNWMKISGSFVAAGGEQYIIIGNFVDDAHVDTVFVNSPETTFNGFAAYYYIDDVIVSTDSTYADSLFTGVNEIKPLNASVKVYPNPANNLLNVAVNIEQIKSGMICLYSTTGQEVECEELSGNITSISTNKLSAGLYYYRITDSYGNLVKADKVTIIH